In the genome of Neofelis nebulosa isolate mNeoNeb1 chromosome 8, mNeoNeb1.pri, whole genome shotgun sequence, one region contains:
- the C8H12orf75 gene encoding overexpressed in colon carcinoma 1 protein, with protein sequence MQIAVSATSFPTHILKQGGEVGKKRQRGRGGRQVGISGRLQPHPTAGAGHAPSLALAPQTHFKLPPPLNDDQCPAGEPEGDRGLAGAAVAEVTGGSGGDPDRGGGEGFGAASAPGPRRLLSRAPSPRVPARAARLREGATRLCPPPRGPARPARPPPASGSGRTALRLRLRPQDPRPPAPERGFPGQRRDGLRELHRHERGRRPRTEESITEDDKRRNYGGVYVGLPSEAVNMVSNQTKTVRKN encoded by the exons ATGCAAATAGCTGTTTCTGCCACTTCCTTTCCTACCCACATCctgaagcagggaggggaagtggggaagaaaaggcaaagaggGCGTGGAGGTCGGCAGGTGGGCATCTCCGGTCGCCTCCAGCCTCACCCTACTGCCGGCGCCGGCCACGCCCCCAGCCTCGCCCTAGCCCCCCAAACCCACTTTAAACTCCCGCCCCCTCTTAACGACGACCAATGCCCGGCCGGGGAGCCCGAAGGAGACCGAGGATTGGCCGGCGCGGCGGTTGCCGAGGTGACGGGTGGGTCCGGCGGGGACCCCGACCGCGGCGGGGGCGAGGGGTTCGGGGCGGCTTCCGCCCCCGGGCCGCGCCGCCTCCTCTcgcgcgccccctccccccgcgtcCCAGCCCGCGCCGCTCGGTTGCGGGAGGGGGCGACCcggctctgcccccctccccgcggcCCGGCGCGCCCCGCGCGCCCCCCGCCGGCCTCCGGCTCGGGGCGCACCGCCCTCCGCCTCCGTCTCCGCCCCCAGGACCCGCGGCCGCCCGCTCCCGAGCGCGGCTTCCCCGGCCAGCGGCGCGATGGGCTGCGGGAACTCCACCGCCACGAGCGCGGGCGCCGGCCGAG AACAGAAGAATCGATAACGGAAGATGACAAGAGGAG AAACTATGGAGGGGTATATGTTGGTCTACCGTCTGAAGCTGTCAATATGGTATCCAATCAAACAAAGACTGTAcgaaaaa attag